One Nostoc sp. CENA543 genomic window, TTAGCAACTTACAAAAGCAAAATATCGTCCTCCAGCAATCATTAAGAGAACAACAAACCCAAGCTACAGCCAATAGTGAAGACTTATTTTTAGAACTTTTAGAAGTTACCGATGCACTTGAATCTTTACTAAACTACCTAGAAAATAATCCCGAACCCAGTCCAGAAATTTTTCATCGCCTACCCAGGTCTGTAGGCGCAGTTCATCGTAAATTTCTCAGCGTATTAAGTAAACGTCAAGTCGTACCCATAGAATTACAAACAAACCAACCCGACTTTAATTTATGTCGTGTAGTAGATAGGGAAATTAGAAACGATGTAGAAGAGCAAACAATTACTAAGATCGTTCGTCAAGGCTTTATGATGGGGGAAAAAGTTTTACGCCCTACAGAAATCATTACATCTAAATCAGAGTAAAACGACCGAACAAAAACAAACTATTTCCAATAATGTAAAAATACTATGATTCATTTCGTAGTAAGGACTTTAGTCCTTTTCTGTGCGCGGAGCATCTCGTAAAGCCTACGGCATAGCTACGCTTAGGGCGCAGCCTATCGTAGAGAAGAGAGAACTAAAGTTCTCACTACAAACCTTTAATGATTAAGATTCATAAATTTCTAAAGGTAACTTGTCTGGGTCTTGAAAGAAAGTAAATTTTCTACCAGTAATTTCATCAACTCTGATATTTTCTACCGCTAACCCATGAGATTTTAAGTAAGAAACGGCATCGTCTATATTTTCCACCGCGAAAGCTAAATGTCTTAAACCACAAGCTTCAGGATTACTGACTCGTTGCGGAGGATGAGGAAAGGAAAATAACTCAATTTGAGTATTGTCGTTAACGCGTAAATCTAATTTATAAGAATTCCTCTCAGCGCGAAATGTCTCATGAATAATCTCAAACCCTAGAACATCTACATAAAAATCTTTCGAGCGTTCATAATCAGAACAAATAATTGCTATGTGATGAATACCACTAGTTTTCATATCATCCTTATTTACGCCTCTGCGCGAAACAAAAAATAATTATTCAAAAAGCCTATTGTATTTAATACAAATTCGTAGAGAATGAGTCTTCCACCACTGATTAAGAACTTTGTAGAATAGTCTTAGCCGCAATGCGAGTTTTCTTCAGGTCTGCATCTGAGAGTTCTTGACCTGATTGCAGACGGGTAGCAGAAGTCTGTAAAACTGTAGCAGCATTTTTGTCGCCAATTTGTAAAGCAGTTTTCGCCGCAGTTTGTAACATAGTAGCCGCACCAGAGCGATCGCCTTGTTGTAATTTAGTCTCAGCTAACTGAGTTTGGCGATATTTCGCCACAGCTAAAATCCACTGATGGACTTGAGAATTGAAGTCTGGTTGATAAGCTGCTAAAACATTGGCATACACAGGCCAAACCGGTGAAAGTAAACCCTCTTGCTGCATAGCTGGGTCATCATAGCGAATCTGCACATTGCCAATTACCTGTTCTCCTAGTGGTAACTTTCCTAAGTACAAATTTGTTAACACTACCCGTTCCACATCTTTCATCAAGTCCCCCAGACGCACAGCCAAAGTCCCATCACTGAGTTTTTCCACAGGTAACTCAATAATATCTGGTGTCACTTGGGCAACGGGTTTGAGTTCTGCTAACCTGACATGGGGTTGTAAGGATAGTTGCAAGTAAGCATTGGTTAACCCTACCGACTGTACTCGTGTAAATAGACGATTGAATTGATGGGTGGCTTGTTCTGGTCGCTCAATATGAGTCAGAGTCCCGCCACCAGCATCAGCGATTTTTTCGAGTAAATCTTGATTCCAGTGGTTGCCAAATCCTAATGTATTGATAGTGAGATTAATTTTGGCGGCCTTTTTCGCTAGTTCTAAACACCGCTTACCGTCATCATGACCAAATTCCCACTTCCAAATTTTCAGGCTGCTTTCTCCGTGACCATCGGTAAGCAGAAAAGCTTGGGAAACAGCACCTTTTGTCCCCTTCATCAACTCTGTAATTCCCAGTTGTAACCCCTCAGCAATGGAAGTACCACCACTAGCGGCTAGTTTTTGGCTAATTTGAGATTTGATGGTTTTGGGGTCAAGGACTGGTTGGTTAGGGATAATGACCACAGCAGAACCCGCAAAAGCGACAACAGAAATGCGATCGCGAGGTTCTAGTCTATCTAATACTCGCTCTACAGCCTGAATCACGGTTTTCAACGGCTGACCGTGCATCGAACCACTTTGATCCAAAATTAAGCATAAATTCAAAGGTAAATTATGCTCAAATTGATCAGCGATCGCAGAAATGGAAATTGCCAATTGACGCTGACTAGTAAGTTGAGCCGCATCAAGATTGTGATCACTTAAAGCTGAGAGCAATTTGACTTTCATTTAGGGGTATCTTGCAAGACAGTTTTCGAGACGATTCTGGTTTTCTTGCGATCGCTTTCTGATAAAT contains:
- a CDS encoding nucleotide exchange factor GrpE; this encodes MSNQPSIYFQLTNWLKTKLLGEQPEISSSSPDVISLSQNRYLLTQEQRDLLIQEFSNLQKQNIVLQQSLREQQTQATANSEDLFLELLEVTDALESLLNYLENNPEPSPEIFHRLPRSVGAVHRKFLSVLSKRQVVPIELQTNQPDFNLCRVVDREIRNDVEEQTITKIVRQGFMMGEKVLRPTEIITSKSE
- a CDS encoding VOC family protein codes for the protein MKTSGIHHIAIICSDYERSKDFYVDVLGFEIIHETFRAERNSYKLDLRVNDNTQIELFSFPHPPQRVSNPEACGLRHLAFAVENIDDAVSYLKSHGLAVENIRVDEITGRKFTFFQDPDKLPLEIYES
- a CDS encoding VWA domain-containing protein, with the translated sequence MKVKLLSALSDHNLDAAQLTSQRQLAISISAIADQFEHNLPLNLCLILDQSGSMHGQPLKTVIQAVERVLDRLEPRDRISVVAFAGSAVVIIPNQPVLDPKTIKSQISQKLAASGGTSIAEGLQLGITELMKGTKGAVSQAFLLTDGHGESSLKIWKWEFGHDDGKRCLELAKKAAKINLTINTLGFGNHWNQDLLEKIADAGGGTLTHIERPEQATHQFNRLFTRVQSVGLTNAYLQLSLQPHVRLAELKPVAQVTPDIIELPVEKLSDGTLAVRLGDLMKDVERVVLTNLYLGKLPLGEQVIGNVQIRYDDPAMQQEGLLSPVWPVYANVLAAYQPDFNSQVHQWILAVAKYRQTQLAETKLQQGDRSGAATMLQTAAKTALQIGDKNAATVLQTSATRLQSGQELSDADLKKTRIAAKTILQSS